One segment of Bradyrhizobium sp. CB2312 DNA contains the following:
- a CDS encoding aldo/keto reductase, producing the protein MTTSNALRDTRISTHESGTIPAVGFGTLIPDQNATKQATRAALETGFRHLDCAERYRNEAAVGEAIQDAFKAGTLRREDLFVTTKLWNTNHRQDRVKPAFEASRRRLQLDTIDCYIVHTPFAFQPGDEQDPRDDRGQVIYDPGVTLLETWRALERLVEDGHCKSIGLSDITLEKLREIVAVARIRPAMVQVESHPYLPEWDLLDFCQEHGIVLQAFAALGHAMEPSVLEDPVITAIAQRVHKTPAQVALAWAVQRGTAFLTTSTKPQRIQESFDISALPDDAMRDIRERITMTVRFNAVVETGIPGFIPRTRD; encoded by the coding sequence ATGACAACATCCAATGCGCTCCGCGACACGAGGATTTCCACCCACGAATCCGGGACCATTCCCGCTGTCGGATTTGGCACACTCATTCCGGATCAGAACGCAACGAAACAAGCCACCAGAGCTGCACTGGAAACGGGATTTCGACATCTGGATTGCGCGGAACGCTACCGCAATGAGGCCGCGGTAGGCGAAGCTATCCAGGACGCCTTCAAGGCAGGAACGCTTCGGCGCGAGGATCTGTTCGTAACCACGAAGCTCTGGAACACCAATCATCGTCAAGATCGCGTCAAACCTGCCTTCGAGGCGAGTCGCCGGCGGCTCCAACTCGATACCATCGATTGCTATATCGTCCATACGCCCTTTGCCTTTCAGCCTGGCGACGAGCAGGACCCGCGGGACGATCGCGGCCAGGTAATCTATGACCCAGGCGTGACGTTGCTGGAGACATGGCGTGCATTGGAACGCCTCGTCGAGGATGGTCATTGCAAGTCGATCGGTCTATCGGACATCACTTTGGAGAAGCTGCGCGAGATCGTCGCGGTCGCGCGGATCAGGCCCGCGATGGTGCAGGTCGAATCGCATCCTTATCTGCCCGAATGGGATCTGCTCGATTTCTGCCAAGAGCACGGAATCGTACTGCAGGCGTTTGCAGCCTTGGGACACGCCATGGAGCCAAGCGTATTGGAAGATCCCGTGATTACTGCGATCGCGCAGCGTGTGCACAAGACGCCGGCTCAGGTGGCCTTGGCCTGGGCTGTGCAGCGCGGCACCGCTTTCCTGACCACCTCGACCAAACCACAACGCATCCAGGAGAGCTTTGATATTTCTGCCCTGCCTGACGACGCCATGCGGGACATCCGGGAACGTATCACCATGACCGTCAGGTTCAACGCCGTGGTCGAGACCGGCATACCGGGATTTATTCCTCGGACGCGAGATTGA
- a CDS encoding DHA2 family efflux MFS transporter permease subunit: protein MSAVVPSTVAADGNRAISLAALMATYMQALNISLPNAALPHIQGTLSMANDEVGWVFSSYIAASAVAMSVTSWLAGRYGRKSLYQFSLVLFALGLVLDTLATTSVQFAFARIVQGAASGPLSPLSLAILLEVQPPERHARLSLAWTVCSLLGISSGASIGGWFGEYLGWRSIFYVSLPMTAFIFLAMAFWLREKRAERRQPFDFFGLATFSLGMIGLQVLLDRGERLEWFDSMEIWIEAVVSILGFYLFVVHVMTSKEHFVRTALFRDRNLVLSTMISFAVGLVLLPTLALTSPMLEELLNYPVDTTGYMTIPRGVALVGGVLLTSLVPAQVDYRAFLIGGMALVVYANWLMLGYSPAMDWRAVAEAGFLQGAGLGMVIPALAKAAFSTLDPKLRAEGSALINLSRLYGSTIGIAVVQIFFYGNTQAMHVALAKDLMPYRTAAHVAGSMAKPGLAALNGMVTHQAAVVAVIGQFNILMFAMLVVSPLVLFLRKPRSAG, encoded by the coding sequence ATGAGCGCCGTCGTCCCGTCGACCGTTGCAGCAGATGGTAATCGCGCCATATCGCTCGCGGCTCTCATGGCCACCTACATGCAGGCCCTCAACATTTCGCTGCCCAATGCGGCGTTGCCGCACATCCAGGGGACCCTCTCGATGGCCAATGACGAGGTCGGGTGGGTGTTTTCCTCATATATCGCGGCAAGCGCCGTAGCCATGTCGGTCACGAGCTGGCTTGCGGGACGCTATGGGCGGAAGTCGCTCTACCAATTCTCGCTGGTTCTCTTCGCGCTTGGCCTTGTGCTGGATACCTTAGCGACGACCTCCGTCCAGTTCGCGTTTGCGCGGATCGTTCAGGGAGCCGCGAGCGGCCCACTTTCGCCGCTTTCGCTGGCGATCCTGCTCGAGGTGCAGCCCCCCGAACGGCATGCCCGCCTCAGCCTGGCTTGGACGGTGTGCTCTCTTCTCGGCATCAGCAGCGGCGCGAGTATCGGCGGCTGGTTTGGTGAATATCTCGGCTGGCGTTCGATCTTCTATGTCAGCCTGCCGATGACGGCATTCATATTTCTCGCGATGGCGTTCTGGCTGCGCGAGAAGAGGGCGGAGCGGAGGCAACCCTTCGACTTTTTTGGTTTGGCGACCTTTTCGCTCGGCATGATCGGCCTGCAAGTGCTGCTCGACCGCGGCGAGCGCCTGGAATGGTTCGATTCCATGGAAATCTGGATCGAGGCGGTCGTCTCCATTCTGGGCTTCTATCTGTTCGTCGTGCACGTCATGACGTCGAAGGAGCATTTTGTCCGCACGGCGCTGTTCAGGGATCGCAATCTCGTCCTCTCGACGATGATCTCCTTTGCCGTCGGGCTCGTCCTGCTGCCGACACTGGCGTTGACCTCGCCGATGCTCGAGGAGCTGCTCAACTACCCTGTCGACACCACGGGCTATATGACGATCCCGCGCGGCGTTGCGCTCGTGGGAGGGGTGCTGTTGACCAGCCTAGTCCCGGCGCAAGTTGACTACCGCGCGTTCCTGATCGGCGGAATGGCACTGGTGGTCTACGCAAATTGGCTGATGCTCGGATATTCACCGGCGATGGATTGGCGCGCGGTGGCCGAGGCCGGCTTTCTCCAAGGTGCGGGGCTCGGTATGGTGATTCCGGCGCTCGCCAAAGCCGCCTTCAGTACGCTCGATCCGAAGCTCCGCGCGGAAGGTAGTGCGCTCATCAACCTGTCGCGGCTCTATGGCAGCACGATCGGCATCGCCGTGGTGCAGATCTTCTTCTACGGCAACACCCAGGCTATGCATGTCGCGCTCGCTAAGGACCTCATGCCCTACCGGACCGCCGCGCATGTCGCCGGATCAATGGCCAAACCCGGCCTTGCAGCGCTCAATGGCATGGTCACCCACCAGGCGGCTGTCGTGGCGGTCATCGGTCAATTCAATATTCTGATGTTCGCGATGCTCGTCGTGAGCCCGCTCGTGCTTTTTCTTCGTAAACCGCGCTCGGCAGGTTGA
- a CDS encoding HlyD family secretion protein has translation MERLRRPLMLALPLMVAVLGAAVYLVQEPYVSTDNAFVRAAKMTVNARVSGQAIEIAVHDNENVRQGQVLFRIDPEPYQIAVDHAEARLGSARLQIEGLKATYRQQQAELQSARDSADLDAREYDRKKMLVASDFTPRAIFERAETNLKVSRQRISSIEQQIASTIVALDGDPDIDVNRHPTVRAAKAQLDRARLDLSYATVTAPDDGVVTRVEDLQIGGFVNAGAPVFSLLSSRHVWIEANFRETGLTYMRPGQEATIDVDAYPDRKFRAHIVSMSPGTGSDFSVLPPENATGNWVKVVQRLPVRLELDEVDPARPLFSGISVTARVDTGYRSSLRHLLQPTYAEGVR, from the coding sequence ATGGAGCGGCTGCGCCGACCGCTCATGCTCGCTCTGCCTCTCATGGTGGCGGTACTCGGAGCCGCCGTGTATCTCGTGCAAGAACCTTACGTCTCGACCGACAATGCGTTCGTTCGGGCCGCGAAAATGACCGTCAACGCCCGAGTTTCCGGCCAAGCGATTGAGATCGCCGTGCACGATAACGAGAATGTCCGGCAGGGCCAGGTCCTGTTCCGGATCGATCCGGAGCCCTACCAGATCGCAGTCGATCACGCGGAGGCGCGGCTCGGTAGCGCGCGCCTCCAGATCGAGGGGCTCAAGGCGACCTATCGCCAACAACAGGCAGAGCTGCAGTCAGCGAGGGATTCAGCTGACTTGGACGCGCGCGAGTACGACCGCAAGAAGATGCTGGTGGCCTCCGATTTTACCCCGCGTGCGATCTTCGAACGAGCCGAGACAAATCTCAAGGTCTCGCGCCAGCGGATTTCGTCGATTGAGCAGCAGATCGCCAGCACAATCGTGGCTCTGGACGGCGATCCGGACATTGACGTCAATCGCCATCCGACGGTTCGTGCGGCCAAGGCCCAGCTCGACCGTGCCCGGCTCGATCTTTCCTATGCGACGGTGACGGCGCCCGACGACGGTGTCGTCACTAGGGTCGAAGATCTACAGATCGGCGGCTTCGTCAATGCCGGCGCGCCGGTGTTTTCGCTGCTGTCGAGCCGTCACGTCTGGATCGAAGCGAATTTTCGCGAGACAGGGCTGACCTATATGCGTCCGGGGCAAGAGGCGACGATCGACGTTGATGCATATCCCGATCGCAAATTCAGGGCCCACATCGTCAGTATGAGCCCCGGGACCGGGTCGGATTTCTCTGTGCTACCACCGGAGAATGCGACCGGAAATTGGGTCAAGGTTGTCCAGCGCCTGCCGGTGCGTCTTGAGCTCGATGAGGTCGATCCGGCAAGACCGTTGTTCTCAGGCATCAGCGTCACTGCGCGTGTCGATACCGGTTACCGTAGCAGCTTGCGACACCTGCTGCAGCCGACCTATGCGGAGGGGGTCAGATGA
- a CDS encoding TetR/AcrR family transcriptional regulator, translating into MPRRKSETAAAPRGRPRAYDAELALKQATETFWRTGYSGTPLDKIAAATGMSPPSLYAAFGNKHALYLEALARYWEMTLAATCEALAGERPLAEALMLAYEAALSFYFSRKGSARGCFVIGTAVAEAVEDAEIRKSVAAGLRMLDSDFEVRFRTALERGELKQDADPEALALLASATMHTIAIRARAGARRADLREIAHKAVTVICGSPSASH; encoded by the coding sequence ATGCCCCGAAGAAAGAGCGAAACGGCAGCGGCACCTCGTGGGCGGCCGCGCGCCTACGATGCGGAGTTAGCCCTCAAGCAGGCGACGGAGACCTTCTGGAGGACCGGATATTCGGGCACCCCGCTGGACAAGATCGCGGCTGCGACAGGAATGAGCCCGCCGAGCCTCTATGCGGCGTTCGGCAACAAGCACGCACTCTATCTCGAGGCTCTCGCCCGATATTGGGAGATGACCCTGGCTGCGACGTGCGAGGCCCTCGCGGGGGAGCGTCCCTTGGCCGAAGCGCTGATGCTTGCTTATGAGGCAGCATTGTCCTTCTATTTTTCGCGCAAAGGCTCCGCGCGCGGCTGCTTTGTGATCGGGACAGCGGTGGCCGAGGCGGTCGAAGATGCGGAAATCAGAAAGAGTGTTGCAGCCGGGCTCCGCATGCTCGACAGCGATTTCGAAGTCCGGTTTCGGACGGCGCTCGAGAGAGGCGAGTTGAAGCAAGATGCTGATCCGGAGGCACTGGCGCTGCTTGCGTCAGCCACCATGCACACCATCGCAATACGGGCGCGAGCCGGAGCTCGACGCGCGGACTTGAGGGAGATCGCTCATAAAGCGGTGACCGTGATCTGCGGAAGCCCTTCAGCGTCGCACTGA
- a CDS encoding trimeric intracellular cation channel family protein encodes MDKLPIVLDLTGTFVFALSGALGGTKRGLDLFGVMVLSFAAGNSGGITRDLLIGAVPPGAVGDWRYLGVSLVAGGVTFYFSPLIVRMSNAVLYFDAAGLALFAVAGSSKALSFGLNPAMATVLGMITGIGGGMVRDVLLAEIPTVLRADLYAVAALVAAGIVVIGHVLLLPVVPVTAVALISCFLLRVMAIRRGWRLPVAKIGERDDRNIAEKNLKDSDRS; translated from the coding sequence ATGGACAAGCTGCCTATCGTGCTCGACCTGACCGGGACTTTCGTATTCGCACTTAGCGGGGCATTGGGGGGGACCAAGCGGGGTCTGGACCTGTTCGGGGTCATGGTCTTGTCGTTCGCGGCGGGAAACTCGGGGGGTATTACCCGAGACCTCCTGATAGGCGCGGTGCCTCCCGGAGCAGTCGGTGACTGGCGCTATCTGGGCGTGTCGCTCGTTGCGGGGGGCGTCACCTTCTACTTCTCGCCCCTCATCGTGCGGATGTCGAACGCGGTGCTGTATTTTGACGCGGCGGGACTGGCCCTGTTTGCCGTCGCGGGCTCTTCGAAAGCGCTGTCGTTCGGGCTCAATCCGGCGATGGCTACCGTACTTGGAATGATTACGGGGATCGGGGGCGGCATGGTGCGCGACGTGCTGCTCGCCGAGATACCGACCGTGCTGAGGGCCGACCTTTACGCGGTCGCAGCGCTGGTGGCGGCTGGCATCGTGGTGATCGGCCATGTGCTGTTGTTGCCAGTCGTACCGGTGACGGCGGTGGCGTTGATTTCATGCTTCCTACTTCGCGTCATGGCGATCAGACGCGGTTGGCGGCTTCCAGTCGCGAAAATCGGGGAGCGAGACGACCGGAATATTGCGGAGAAAAATTTGAAAGACAGCGACCGATCTTAG
- a CDS encoding M20 family metallopeptidase, which produces MASTRSLSSDTALRDLDRMLPDLEALYKDIHSHPELSMQETRTAGLAADRLGAAGYEVTTGIGKTGVVGLLRNGAGPTVMLRADMDALPIQEATGLAYASKATATDKEGNTVPVSHMCGHDMHVTWLAGATKLMAEAKTSWRGTLMAVFQPAEETGEGAQAMIDDGLFKRFPKPDVILGQHVMVGPSGTVAGRAGAITSAADSLQIRLLGRGAHGSMPQASIDPVVMAASTVLRLQTIVSRELAAADAAVLTVGVLQAGTKENVIPDEAIIKLNVRTFDAGVRSRVLAAIERIANAEAAASGAPRPPEITTIDRYPLNVNNQDATNRLVDAFREHFGAERVRATGPAPASEDFGSFGSEWHGPSVFWFVGGTDPEIYAKAREANKINELPVNHSPKFAPVLHPTLRTGVEALVVAASAWLPAQ; this is translated from the coding sequence ATGGCCAGCACCCGGTCGCTTTCATCCGATACCGCACTGCGTGATCTGGATCGTATGCTTCCTGATCTGGAAGCCCTCTACAAGGACATTCACTCGCATCCAGAGCTGTCCATGCAGGAGACCCGTACGGCGGGCTTGGCGGCCGACCGGCTTGGTGCCGCCGGCTACGAAGTGACGACCGGTATAGGGAAGACCGGCGTCGTTGGACTTCTCCGAAACGGAGCGGGACCCACGGTTATGCTGCGCGCCGATATGGACGCGCTGCCGATCCAGGAGGCGACCGGCCTTGCGTATGCGAGTAAGGCCACGGCGACGGACAAGGAGGGCAATACGGTGCCGGTGTCGCACATGTGTGGCCACGACATGCACGTCACCTGGCTTGCGGGAGCCACCAAGCTAATGGCGGAAGCCAAGACCTCTTGGCGGGGCACACTCATGGCGGTCTTTCAGCCCGCGGAGGAAACGGGTGAAGGTGCGCAAGCCATGATTGACGACGGTCTATTCAAGCGCTTTCCGAAACCGGACGTGATCTTGGGCCAGCACGTCATGGTTGGCCCTTCCGGCACGGTTGCGGGCCGCGCCGGCGCGATCACGTCGGCGGCGGACAGCTTGCAGATACGTCTGCTCGGACGAGGTGCCCACGGCTCGATGCCGCAGGCCAGTATCGATCCCGTCGTGATGGCGGCATCGACGGTGCTGCGGCTGCAAACCATCGTATCACGCGAATTGGCAGCCGCGGACGCTGCGGTGCTGACGGTGGGCGTCCTGCAAGCAGGTACCAAGGAAAATGTGATTCCGGACGAGGCCATTATCAAGCTCAACGTACGGACCTTTGATGCCGGCGTGCGCTCACGGGTGCTGGCTGCGATCGAGCGGATAGCCAATGCCGAAGCAGCAGCTTCTGGTGCGCCGCGGCCGCCGGAGATCACGACCATCGATCGGTACCCCTTGAACGTAAACAACCAGGATGCCACCAACCGGTTGGTGGACGCATTCCGAGAACATTTCGGCGCCGAGCGTGTTCGGGCGACGGGACCGGCCCCGGCCAGCGAGGACTTCGGATCGTTCGGGTCTGAATGGCACGGGCCTTCGGTCTTCTGGTTCGTCGGCGGCACCGATCCGGAAATCTACGCGAAGGCTAGGGAGGCGAACAAGATCAACGAACTTCCGGTGAACCACAGTCCCAAATTCGCCCCCGTTCTTCACCCGACGCTGCGGACCGGCGTCGAAGCGCTGGTCGTTGCTGCCAGCGCCTGGCTTCCGGCGCAGTGA
- a CDS encoding HlyD family secretion protein — protein sequence MPTEMHSNESSSVDVPATDKTDAVDCDGKLRPTDPASNALPLANQRFTPMRKLLIGVLGAVIIAAAVYAIPWIRFVLGTVSTDDAFVNGHVTFVAPRVRGQVARVLVDDNNRVHKGDLLVELDKEPFRDAVAVKKAAVDTAQADLDATRATVRGVEAQAMSRRWQLQQAIENVENQIALLHARVAALKKAKATLTLAQQEFDRTARLVVSETASRELYDQRQASLSIAQAGIVQALADVNQVRVSLGLQTLPEDSADLDRVPPDLDQTFSSVLQAQAELIQTAAELGVLHSYNQTPKLMLEEFYKLDPKGDVNRTFDRLASEAPAVKQAEAKLAAAKRNLALAELDLRYCDVAAEIDGVVTRRNVNPGNDVQAGQNLMALRSLSEIWVDANFKETQLRDLRIGQAADLYVDMYGDKQVFKGRIAGFTMGTGSTLALLPPQNATGNFVKIVQRLPVRIELEGYEPDKNPLFIGTSVVPYVYINKPPTGPDAGKFLQSNLQPSSATAPSTSAQGAGK from the coding sequence ATGCCCACCGAGATGCACAGCAACGAGTCAAGTTCGGTCGACGTGCCTGCGACAGACAAAACGGACGCTGTCGATTGTGACGGCAAATTGCGGCCGACAGATCCTGCTTCGAACGCCCTGCCACTGGCGAATCAACGGTTCACACCGATGCGAAAGTTGCTGATCGGTGTGCTCGGCGCTGTGATCATTGCGGCCGCGGTCTATGCCATCCCCTGGATCCGGTTCGTGCTCGGCACGGTTTCGACCGACGATGCCTTCGTGAACGGACACGTGACGTTCGTCGCTCCCCGTGTCCGCGGTCAAGTTGCTCGGGTTCTGGTCGATGACAACAACCGTGTGCACAAGGGAGATCTTCTCGTTGAACTCGACAAGGAGCCATTTCGGGACGCGGTCGCCGTAAAGAAAGCGGCCGTCGACACCGCCCAGGCGGATCTCGACGCGACCCGGGCCACGGTACGGGGCGTCGAAGCACAAGCCATGAGCCGGCGCTGGCAATTGCAACAAGCCATTGAGAATGTTGAAAACCAAATAGCACTGCTGCATGCTCGGGTAGCCGCGCTCAAGAAGGCGAAGGCGACACTTACACTCGCGCAGCAGGAGTTCGATCGTACAGCGCGCCTGGTCGTATCTGAGACGGCGAGCCGCGAGCTCTATGATCAACGTCAGGCGTCGTTGTCGATTGCCCAAGCGGGTATCGTCCAGGCGCTGGCGGATGTGAATCAGGTCCGTGTCTCTTTGGGCCTGCAGACGCTGCCCGAAGACAGCGCGGATCTCGATCGGGTGCCGCCCGATCTCGATCAGACGTTTTCTTCGGTCCTGCAGGCGCAGGCGGAGCTGATTCAGACTGCGGCTGAGCTCGGCGTTCTGCATTCGTATAACCAGACTCCGAAGCTGATGCTCGAGGAGTTCTATAAGCTCGATCCCAAAGGCGACGTCAACCGGACGTTCGATCGGCTGGCCTCGGAGGCGCCGGCCGTCAAGCAGGCCGAGGCCAAGCTCGCTGCCGCCAAACGCAACCTCGCTCTGGCTGAACTCGACCTTCGCTATTGCGATGTTGCCGCGGAGATCGACGGCGTTGTCACGCGCCGCAACGTCAATCCCGGCAATGATGTCCAGGCTGGGCAGAACTTGATGGCGCTCCGCTCGCTCAGCGAGATCTGGGTCGATGCCAACTTCAAGGAGACGCAGCTGCGCGACTTGCGCATCGGTCAGGCTGCTGATCTCTATGTCGACATGTACGGCGACAAACAGGTGTTCAAAGGCCGGATCGCGGGCTTCACCATGGGGACGGGATCGACGCTCGCGTTGCTGCCGCCACAGAATGCCACGGGCAACTTCGTCAAGATCGTGCAGCGGCTCCCGGTTCGGATCGAGCTTGAAGGATACGAACCGGACAAGAACCCTCTGTTCATCGGCACGTCGGTCGTTCCCTACGTCTATATCAACAAGCCGCCCACTGGACCCGATGCCGGGAAGTTCCTTCAAAGCAACTTACAGCCTTCGTCGGCCACCGCTCCGTCCACGAGCGCGCAAGGCGCCGGCAAATGA
- a CDS encoding DHA2 family efflux MFS transporter permease subunit, with translation MTDAVLSPTRSQTGVNPWVVAAIVVVPTFMEVLDTTITVVALRYIAGGLSATVDDGEWVITSYLAANAIILPITGWLSAHLGRRNYFLLSIAVFTLASGLCGMATSLSQLIVFRVLQGLAGGGLQPSSQGVLLDAFPVEKQGTAMTLFGLAALLAPVVGPTLGGWITDSYSWRWVFYINVPVGLLALVTCYALLRDPDYLTRQRMELKRQPLRFDTLGLSLLVIVMVSWEVMLSKGQEWDWLSDPFWRVQTLAILFVVGLIALIVWELRHPSPVVNFRPLRERNFALCCLIIFFAFAVLYAASTSLPALLQSLFGYDALSAGLVMSPAGFFAVLVMPFVGRALGRGTDARWLLAAGLLIMAIGNYWMSQMNLEISPGQIVWPRVMLVVGLSMCFAPANVAAYLYTPPLLRGAAVGLLSLLRNEGGSVGTSMAQTIQERRDQFHVLRLGESLDSFNATVASFLDQARGVFLQQTGDPSAAQQLAWQTLENLRQQQASSLAYFDVFMVLAVVTLALVPLVLLMKRSVAEKGAQIGHE, from the coding sequence ATGACCGACGCGGTCCTTTCACCCACCAGATCCCAAACGGGGGTAAATCCCTGGGTGGTGGCCGCGATCGTCGTGGTGCCGACCTTCATGGAGGTGCTCGACACCACCATCACGGTGGTGGCGCTGCGATACATCGCCGGAGGTCTGTCGGCCACGGTCGACGATGGCGAATGGGTCATCACAAGCTATCTCGCCGCCAACGCCATCATCCTGCCGATCACCGGCTGGCTTTCGGCGCATCTCGGTCGCCGCAACTACTTCCTGCTGTCGATAGCTGTCTTTACCCTCGCCTCTGGACTGTGTGGAATGGCGACCAGTCTCAGTCAGCTGATCGTGTTCCGCGTCCTGCAAGGCTTGGCGGGGGGCGGTTTACAGCCATCCAGTCAGGGCGTGCTGCTGGACGCCTTCCCGGTGGAGAAGCAAGGCACAGCGATGACGCTGTTTGGCTTGGCCGCTCTCCTAGCGCCGGTCGTCGGCCCCACTCTTGGCGGTTGGATCACAGACAGTTATTCGTGGCGATGGGTGTTCTATATCAACGTCCCGGTCGGTCTCCTGGCGCTTGTTACCTGTTATGCCTTGCTCCGGGATCCGGACTATCTCACCAGGCAGCGAATGGAGTTGAAGCGGCAGCCGTTGCGTTTTGACACCCTCGGCCTGTCACTCCTGGTGATCGTCATGGTCTCCTGGGAGGTGATGCTCAGCAAGGGACAGGAGTGGGACTGGCTGAGCGATCCGTTCTGGCGGGTGCAGACGCTGGCGATCCTTTTCGTTGTGGGCCTGATCGCGCTGATCGTCTGGGAGTTGCGCCACCCGAGTCCCGTGGTCAATTTCCGGCCTTTGCGGGAGCGAAACTTCGCCTTGTGCTGCCTCATCATCTTCTTCGCTTTCGCCGTCCTGTATGCCGCCAGCACATCATTGCCGGCCCTGCTGCAATCCCTGTTCGGCTATGATGCGCTCAGCGCCGGATTGGTGATGTCGCCGGCCGGATTCTTCGCGGTCCTGGTCATGCCGTTTGTCGGCCGTGCACTTGGCCGGGGGACTGATGCCCGGTGGTTGCTTGCCGCAGGCCTGTTGATCATGGCGATCGGCAATTATTGGATGTCGCAGATGAACCTGGAGATCAGCCCCGGCCAGATTGTCTGGCCTCGGGTCATGCTGGTCGTCGGACTCTCGATGTGCTTTGCGCCTGCGAATGTGGCGGCCTATCTCTATACGCCACCATTGCTACGTGGAGCGGCTGTTGGCTTGCTCAGTCTGCTGCGCAACGAGGGAGGCAGTGTCGGGACGTCGATGGCGCAGACGATCCAGGAGCGCCGCGACCAATTTCACGTTCTGCGCCTTGGTGAATCCCTCGATTCCTTCAACGCGACCGTTGCCTCCTTCCTCGATCAGGCGCGCGGGGTGTTCCTGCAGCAGACGGGCGACCCGTCTGCTGCACAGCAGCTGGCCTGGCAGACGCTTGAGAATTTGCGGCAGCAGCAGGCATCGTCACTTGCCTATTTCGATGTCTTTATGGTGTTGGCCGTGGTGACGCTGGCGCTGGTGCCCCTGGTGCTGCTGATGAAACGTTCGGTGGCTGAGAAAGGCGCTCAGATCGGTCACGAATAA
- a CDS encoding ion channel: MEKMTQHHQFAILVPLVVGVGAVVCTILVHALAMVATVNLFRYERKRGHAGAHALIDLAILTLVISFAFVAHLIEIALWATLLVLGGEFQEFGIAFYCSAVNYTTLGYGDVLLTPSWRLLGPLEATNGALMFGVSAAMVFAVIQRLVLARFEDLRQ, encoded by the coding sequence ATGGAAAAGATGACGCAACATCATCAATTTGCGATTCTCGTTCCGTTGGTGGTTGGCGTAGGCGCAGTCGTATGCACGATTTTAGTCCATGCGCTCGCTATGGTCGCGACGGTAAACCTCTTTCGCTATGAGAGGAAACGAGGGCACGCAGGCGCCCACGCCTTGATCGATCTTGCGATCCTCACGCTGGTGATATCGTTCGCGTTCGTAGCCCACCTGATCGAGATCGCTTTATGGGCAACGTTACTCGTCCTCGGTGGAGAATTTCAAGAGTTCGGGATCGCCTTCTACTGCTCGGCGGTCAACTACACGACACTAGGCTACGGGGATGTTCTTCTGACTCCGTCTTGGCGCTTGCTGGGACCGTTGGAGGCGACGAATGGAGCGCTGATGTTCGGTGTTTCGGCCGCGATGGTCTTTGCTGTTATACAACGGTTGGTTCTGGCCAGGTTTGAGGATCTCAGGCAGTAA